In Arachis stenosperma cultivar V10309 chromosome 1, arast.V10309.gnm1.PFL2, whole genome shotgun sequence, one DNA window encodes the following:
- the LOC130937543 gene encoding uncharacterized protein LOC130937543 isoform X2 → MNTRARTSLHSMKAPLNASKNKMENTIRGSSRTMASQKAAKNLRRSNRERKMALIQDLDKLKRKLQHEENVHRALERAFTRPLGALPRLPPYLPPYTLELLAEVAVLEEEVVRLEEQVVNFRQGLYQEAVYISSKRNAENMNDSIEQNTARISKHQRSKSFSQSEFHSMTMGRPQPSLARSASSRKLFSSDVATDHTGKLVNGRQFHRKQESFSSIPEEGKGKENRLFSNLVKDKQSPEKKTAKVNIPMKKSPLKQESAEKCMDHFKLQLDWRLADQEMAQSSSTSSSDDKVVEVDSTPNRISEDTVKCLCSIFLRIGTSNDFLMEPRTPPYSDRESSKEKDQLCDPYGICSESKTTDVGPYKKFCEVKGSVDLSRTTSTHRLKSLLGKLASLNLKGLSHQEKLAFWINIYNSCMLNAYLEHGIPESPEMVVALMQKATITVGGQLLNAITIEHFILRLPYHLKFTCPKAGKNDEVKARSIFGLEWCEPLVTFALSCGSWSSPAVRVYTASKVDEELEAAKREYLQAAVGITKGNKLIIPKLLDWYSLDFAKDLDSLLDWVCLQLPHETRKQAVECLQRKGTESLSHLVQIMPYDFSFRLILHQ, encoded by the exons ATGAATACCAGAGCACGCACCAGTCTTCACTCCATGAAAGCACCTTTAAATGCTTCCAAA AACAAGATGGAAAATACTATTAGAGGGAGCAGCAGAACAATGGCTTCTCAGAAAGCCGCGAAAAACCTTCGTCGATCTAATCGAGAAAGGAAAATGGCTCTGATACAAGAT TTAGACAAGTTGAAGAGGAAGCTCCAGCATGAAGAGAATGTTCATAGAGCCCTAGAAAGAGCATTTACAAGACCATTGGGTGCATTGCCTCGTCTTCCTCCTTATCTTCCTCCATAT ACATTAGAGCTTCTGGCTGAAGTAGCTGTGTTGGAGGAGGAGGTGGTTCGACTTGAAGAACAGGTTGTGAATTTCAGACAAGGTTTATATCAAGAAGCTGTTTACATTTCCTCCAAGAGAAATGCAGAAAATATGAACGACTCTATTGAGCAAAACACAGCAAGaatctcaaaacatcaaagatCAAAGTCATTTTCGCAGAGCGAGTTTCATTCGATGACAATGGGAAGGCCTCAGCCTTCTCTTGCCAGAAGTGCTTCCAGCAGGAAGCTGTTTTCCTCTGACGTTGCGACCGATCACACAGGGAAGCTAGTCAACGGGAGGCAGTTTCACAGAAAACAAGAGTCATTTTCATCTATTCCAGAAGAgggaaaaggaaaagagaatAGATTGTTTAGTAACTTGGTTAAGGATAAGCAATCACCGGAAAAGAAAACTGCCAAAGTCAATATCCCTATGAAGAAATCTCCACTGAAACAAGAATCAGCTGAAAAGTGCATGGATCACTTCAAGTTACAG CTGGATTGGAGATTAGCAGATCAAGAAATGGCACAGAGTTCATCAACTTCGTCTTCAGATGATAAGGTGGTAGAAGTTGATAGCACCCCTAACAGAATTTCAGAGGATACTGTTAAGTGCTTGTGTAGCATATTTTTAAGAATCGGAACATCCAATGACTTTTTGATGGAGCCGAGAACGCCGCCATACTCTGACAGGGAAAGCAGCAAGGAAAAAGATCAGTTGTGTGATCCTTATGGTATCTGTTCGGAATCCAAAACAACAGATGTTGGTCCATACAAAAAATTTTGTGAGGTTAAAGGCTCTGTTGATCTCAGCAGAACAACAAGTACCCATAGATTAAA GTCCCTGCTTGGGAAGCTTGCCTCTCTGAATTTGAAGGGTCTTTCTCATCAGGAAAAACTTGCATTCTGGATAAACATTTATAATTCCTGCATGCTCAAT GCATATTTAGAGCATGGAATACCTGAGAGTCCTGAAATGGTTGTGGCACTAATGCAGAAG GCAACAATAACAGTGGGAGGCCAGTTACTCAATGCAATTACAATAGAACACTTCATATTGAGATTGCCATATCACCTGAAGTTT ACATGCCCCAAAGCGGGAAAAAACGATGAGGTAAAAGCACGAAGCATATTCGGCCTGGAATGGTGTGAGCCATTAGTGACGTTTGCACTATCCTGTGGAAGCTGGTCTTCACCTGCG GTGAGGGTTTACACAGCATCAAAAGTTGATGAAGAGTTAGAAGCAGCAAAGAGAGAGTATTTACAGGCGGCAGTTGGCATCACAAAGGGGAACAAGTTGATAATTCCAAAGTTGCTTGACTGGTACTCCCTTGACTTTGCAAAGGACTTGGATTCCTTATTGGATTGGGTGTGCCTCCAACTGCCTCATGAAACAAGGAAACAAGCAGTTGAATGCCTCCAAAGAAAGGGTACAGAGTCTCTCTCACACCTAGTACAAATCATGCCCTATGATTTCAGTTTCAGGTTAATTTTGCATCAGTAA
- the LOC130937543 gene encoding uncharacterized protein LOC130937543 isoform X1 has protein sequence MNTRARTSLHSMKAPLNASKQNKMENTIRGSSRTMASQKAAKNLRRSNRERKMALIQDLDKLKRKLQHEENVHRALERAFTRPLGALPRLPPYLPPYTLELLAEVAVLEEEVVRLEEQVVNFRQGLYQEAVYISSKRNAENMNDSIEQNTARISKHQRSKSFSQSEFHSMTMGRPQPSLARSASSRKLFSSDVATDHTGKLVNGRQFHRKQESFSSIPEEGKGKENRLFSNLVKDKQSPEKKTAKVNIPMKKSPLKQESAEKCMDHFKLQLDWRLADQEMAQSSSTSSSDDKVVEVDSTPNRISEDTVKCLCSIFLRIGTSNDFLMEPRTPPYSDRESSKEKDQLCDPYGICSESKTTDVGPYKKFCEVKGSVDLSRTTSTHRLKSLLGKLASLNLKGLSHQEKLAFWINIYNSCMLNAYLEHGIPESPEMVVALMQKATITVGGQLLNAITIEHFILRLPYHLKFTCPKAGKNDEVKARSIFGLEWCEPLVTFALSCGSWSSPAVRVYTASKVDEELEAAKREYLQAAVGITKGNKLIIPKLLDWYSLDFAKDLDSLLDWVCLQLPHETRKQAVECLQRKGTESLSHLVQIMPYDFSFRLILHQ, from the exons ATGAATACCAGAGCACGCACCAGTCTTCACTCCATGAAAGCACCTTTAAATGCTTCCAAA CAGAACAAGATGGAAAATACTATTAGAGGGAGCAGCAGAACAATGGCTTCTCAGAAAGCCGCGAAAAACCTTCGTCGATCTAATCGAGAAAGGAAAATGGCTCTGATACAAGAT TTAGACAAGTTGAAGAGGAAGCTCCAGCATGAAGAGAATGTTCATAGAGCCCTAGAAAGAGCATTTACAAGACCATTGGGTGCATTGCCTCGTCTTCCTCCTTATCTTCCTCCATAT ACATTAGAGCTTCTGGCTGAAGTAGCTGTGTTGGAGGAGGAGGTGGTTCGACTTGAAGAACAGGTTGTGAATTTCAGACAAGGTTTATATCAAGAAGCTGTTTACATTTCCTCCAAGAGAAATGCAGAAAATATGAACGACTCTATTGAGCAAAACACAGCAAGaatctcaaaacatcaaagatCAAAGTCATTTTCGCAGAGCGAGTTTCATTCGATGACAATGGGAAGGCCTCAGCCTTCTCTTGCCAGAAGTGCTTCCAGCAGGAAGCTGTTTTCCTCTGACGTTGCGACCGATCACACAGGGAAGCTAGTCAACGGGAGGCAGTTTCACAGAAAACAAGAGTCATTTTCATCTATTCCAGAAGAgggaaaaggaaaagagaatAGATTGTTTAGTAACTTGGTTAAGGATAAGCAATCACCGGAAAAGAAAACTGCCAAAGTCAATATCCCTATGAAGAAATCTCCACTGAAACAAGAATCAGCTGAAAAGTGCATGGATCACTTCAAGTTACAG CTGGATTGGAGATTAGCAGATCAAGAAATGGCACAGAGTTCATCAACTTCGTCTTCAGATGATAAGGTGGTAGAAGTTGATAGCACCCCTAACAGAATTTCAGAGGATACTGTTAAGTGCTTGTGTAGCATATTTTTAAGAATCGGAACATCCAATGACTTTTTGATGGAGCCGAGAACGCCGCCATACTCTGACAGGGAAAGCAGCAAGGAAAAAGATCAGTTGTGTGATCCTTATGGTATCTGTTCGGAATCCAAAACAACAGATGTTGGTCCATACAAAAAATTTTGTGAGGTTAAAGGCTCTGTTGATCTCAGCAGAACAACAAGTACCCATAGATTAAA GTCCCTGCTTGGGAAGCTTGCCTCTCTGAATTTGAAGGGTCTTTCTCATCAGGAAAAACTTGCATTCTGGATAAACATTTATAATTCCTGCATGCTCAAT GCATATTTAGAGCATGGAATACCTGAGAGTCCTGAAATGGTTGTGGCACTAATGCAGAAG GCAACAATAACAGTGGGAGGCCAGTTACTCAATGCAATTACAATAGAACACTTCATATTGAGATTGCCATATCACCTGAAGTTT ACATGCCCCAAAGCGGGAAAAAACGATGAGGTAAAAGCACGAAGCATATTCGGCCTGGAATGGTGTGAGCCATTAGTGACGTTTGCACTATCCTGTGGAAGCTGGTCTTCACCTGCG GTGAGGGTTTACACAGCATCAAAAGTTGATGAAGAGTTAGAAGCAGCAAAGAGAGAGTATTTACAGGCGGCAGTTGGCATCACAAAGGGGAACAAGTTGATAATTCCAAAGTTGCTTGACTGGTACTCCCTTGACTTTGCAAAGGACTTGGATTCCTTATTGGATTGGGTGTGCCTCCAACTGCCTCATGAAACAAGGAAACAAGCAGTTGAATGCCTCCAAAGAAAGGGTACAGAGTCTCTCTCACACCTAGTACAAATCATGCCCTATGATTTCAGTTTCAGGTTAATTTTGCATCAGTAA